The genomic interval CGCACCTTTAATATCAGAAGGGGATGGATTTTTTGAAAGACACATTAAAAACACTCAAGAGTCAAAAGTCAACAGTCAAGAGTTGAAGGATAAGAACAAAGATGTATCATGCATTACGTATTACGCATCACGGCATTTAAGGGCTTATCTCGGCATTGACATTGGCTCTATCAGCACAAATCTTGCTGTGATTGATGAGGAAGGAAACCTATTATCTAAACGTTATCTCATGACCGCTGGGAGACCCATAGAGGCAGTGCGCCAGGGGCTTAAAGAGGTTTATTCAGAAATAGGAGATAGGGTGAGCATAGTAGGTGTTGGGACTACAGGCTCTGGAAGATATATGATTGCAGATTATGTTGGTGCTGATATTGTTAAAAACGAGATCACTGCACAGGCAACCGCTGCAATATTTATTGATCCAGAGGTAGATACTATATTCGAAATAGGAGGGCAGGATTCAAAGTATATCTCAATAAAGGATGGTATTATCGTTGATTTTGAGATGAATAAGGCATGTGCTGCTGGAACAGGTTCTTTTTTAGAGGAACAAGCTGAAAAGCTGAATGTTTCCATAAAGAATGAATTTGCAGAGTGTGCTTGCAGATCAGAAAATCCTTGCAGACTCGGAGAGCGGTGTACTGTATTTATGGAAAACAGCTTAATGGCTAACCTTCAGAGAGGGGTTGATAAAAACGATCTCCTTGCTGGATTAGCATATTCTATTGTGCAGAATTATATAAACAGAGTTGTAGTGGACAAACCTATTGGTGAGAATATCTTCTTTCAGGGAGGTGTTGCATTTAATAAGGCTGTTGTTGCTGCATTTGAAAAATATGTTGGCAGGAGAGTGACTGTTCCTCCAAATCACGATGTCACGGGTGCTATTGGCATGGCACTTATTGTTAGAGATTATATGAAAAGACAGAAGTCAGAAGACAGAGGTCAGAGGACAGAAGAAATAGAAACTAAATTTAAGGGATTTGATCTCTTAAAGAAGCCATATGAGATAAGCTCTTTTGAATGTAAGGGATGTCCTAATATCTGCGAGATAAACAAGGTGAAGGTTCAGGGTGAGGAAGGCTATCTCTTTTATGGCGGGAGGTGCGAGAAATATGATGTAAGACGCGCTCATAAGTCAACACTTCCAGACCTCTTTGCATTCAGGGAGGAGATCCTGTGGAAGGCACATAATCAGAGGGCAGAAGACTATAAGCAGAAGATAGACAAAAAAAGTATTGCAAGAATCGGAATTCCATATATATTTTTCTTTCATGACTATTTGCCTTTTTGGTCAACACTTTTGTGGGAGTTGGGTTTCGAGGTTGTTGTTTCTCCAAGGACAAACAAGCATATTATAAATCTTGGAGTTGAGAATGTTATTTCAGAGGCATGTTTTCCTGTGAAGGTTGCTCATGGGCATATCAAATGGCTCAAAGATGCTGGTGTAGATGCTATCTTTATCCCAAGTTTTATAAATATAAATCAAAATGGAGACGAATATAGTCGTGGATTATCATGTCCACATGTTCAGACAATACCTTATGTTTCGAGGGCTGCTATCAGGGATATGAAGACAATTGCCCCTGTTATTGATTTTGGTCCTGGCATGGATTATATCAGGAAGGAATTAAAAAGGTCTTTAAGTGGATATGGAGTTAGAGATAGAGATATTAAAAGAGCAATCAGAATTGCCCAATTCGCTCAGAATGAATTTCAGAAGGCAATAAAGGGAAAAGGTGAAGAGATACTAACAAAGCATAATCCCATAATCGTTATTATCGGTAGAGCCTATAATGCATTTGATTCTGGCGTAAATCTTGACATACCAGAAAAACTCTCAAGCATAAATGTTATTTCAATACCTATGGATATGCTTCCGCTTAATAATGAGAAGTTGATGGACACATGGCCTAATATGTACTGGAGATCAGGACAGAGGATTTTAAAGGCAGCTAAGATTGTGAGAAGTATGCCTAATCTTTATGCAATTTACATTGGGAATTTCTCGTGTGGTCCTGATTCCTTTATTCTTAAATATTTCAAAGAACAGATGAATGGAAAACCATTTTTACATATAGAAATAGATGAACATAGTGCAGATGCGGGCGCAATAACTAGATGCGAGGCATTTCTGGACAGCATTGAACAGCAGCGAAGCGGTAACTCGTGGAATCGGAGAGACAGAGGAAGGAAGACAGAAGACAGAGGACAGGCTGAAGGCTTAAGGGTAAAGGCTAAATATTTAAAAGCGTTGAAAAAACGCACTATTTTTATCCCGCGTATGGCTGACCATGCACTTGCACTTAAAGCAGCCTTTGAATACTGCGGTGTTTCTGCTGAAGTGCTTCCTGAATCAGACAAGGAATCTATAGACATTGGAAGGAGATATGTATCTGGCAAGGAATGCTATCCATATCTTGTAACAGCGGGCGATATGCTTAAAAAGGTATTTTCACCTGATTTCAAACCTGATATGTCAGCATTCTTTATGCCGTCAGGCACTGGGCCATGCAGATTTGGGCAGTACAATGTATCACATAAACTCATACTCGAAAATCTCGGGCTGAATGAAGTCCCTATATTTGCACCAAATCAAGATGTCCAGTTTTACAGGGATCTTGGCATTGTTGGAAAGGATTTTTCTCTGAAGGCATGGGAGGGGATTATTGCATATGAATTACTTATAAAGTGCCTTCATGAGACAAGACCTTATGAAAAAATAAAGGGTGATACTGACATGCTCTACAATTTTTATTGCGAAAAGATTTATCAAAGCCTTGTCGGGAAAAATGGTGATATGATAGATCTTTTAAGGAAGATGAAGCACGATTTTCTATCTATTCCAAGAGATAAAGAAAAAAGGCCTATTATAGGTATTATAGGAGAGATATTTGTTAGGTCGCATAGATTTTCTAATGAAGATCTGATAAGAAAGATAGAAACACTCGGAGGAGAGGTCTGGCTTACTCCAGTAGAGGAATGGATATACTATGTAAATACTGTGTCTTTCAGAAAAGCCTTGATAAAAAAAGACAGGTCTGCTATGATGAATATCTTCCTTAAGAGGTTTTTTCAGAAAAGAATCGAGCACAGATTTGCTAAACCATTTAAAGGCTTTCTGAAAACTCTAAGGGAACCTGAAACTAAGGAGATATTGGCAAAGGCTGCGCCTTATATTCATGACTCATTTGAAGGAGAGGCTATATTGAGCGTAGGCAAGGCAATAGACCTTATTGAGAAAGGCGCATCAGGCATAATTAACGCCATGCCTTTTGGCTGCATGCCTGGCACTATAGTTACAGCACTGATAAAGGCTGTAAGCAGAGATTACGGTGTGCCGTATATAAGCATTCCATATGATGGAATAGAATCTCCATCAACATGGCTTCAAATTGAGGCATTTATGGAAGGTATAAACGACAAAGATAGAGGAATGAGGAGGTGATGTTGTGGGTAATGTTGTAAAATGGCGCAAGAAAAAGATGCGTAAACATAAACACAAAAAACTGCGCAAAAGGACAAGGGCTCAGAGAAGACGGTAAATAGTTTAAAGTATTTTAAGCAGTTTAATTAGTTCAAATAGGAGCCAATCATGAAAGATATAATTGCTTTAAAAGAAAGACTTGGTCTTGTGGAGCAAGAACTGAAGACCCTTACAGATAAAGTAACAAAATTGGAGAGGGATTTGAAGGAAATCCATGATATTAAGTCAGAGATAAAAGGTATAAAGGTTTTTCTTGGAAGGGTTTACCCTGAGTTTAAAACTCAATTTCCTGATATACTTAAAAAATTATAGGATTAATCAAATCTCGTGATCATGGCTCCTATAAATGGCATTTCTTTGATATAGTCTCTGAATAGGATTTTTTTTACAACACCTCCCTTGTCTTTTGTGCCTCCTGCATGAATCAAATAAATATTTCTGCTGTCTATTTTTATTATTCCGATGTGTCCCACTATCTCTCCTGCAGTTCTTTTGTCAATGGCCTTTACAAAAAATATAATATCACCACTTTTCAATTCCTGCATTTTTCTTATAAGTTCTTGCACAGGGAGTATGTCAATAGAGTCTAATCCTCTTGAGCCTTTTATTTTTATTGTTTTACCTATATTATGAGTTATATTTTCTCCCCACTTGCCGCTTAATATCATGTCTTCGCCGTATTCAAACCGTCTGTCGTAGTTGACCACTCTGTTGTTTTTTATAATGCCTTTTGAGTGAAATCTCTTATCTAATGCAATATTAATTGCATTATTATGGTCATTGCTCAAAGCAAGTTCTACTGCCCTGAATGTAAGATACATGCAATCAACTCTTTCATCTGATACAATAACTCCTTTAGTAACATATTCACCTTTTGGGTCAGTATCATAAGGGGTGCCTACAAATCTTTCTGCCCAAAATGCTATCCTCTCACCAATAGGTTTGTCCTTGAGTCTTGATTGCAGTGAAGTGACTTCTTCATTTGTAATAGCAAAGCAGATAGGGACAAAAAATATATCATACGAATAAAATAGTGAAAGTGCTGCAAATAGCAGATAGCAAATTATTATCGTTAGATAATAGTGGTCAGTAGATAGTAGATAATAGGGTGAAGTCTGGGCTGTGGATATTTTTTGCTTATGTCTTGTGCCGATAAGTTGGTATATAAGTTTCATATGATATAATACCATATGTCAAAAATTATAAGACCCTTTTCCACAACAGGTATTGGCAGCCTCCCTCACAAAAATCCTGAGGATGCCTGCAGACTTATACTCAAGACATTTGACATTCCTTTTTGGCCGCAGTTGCCCAAAATTTCATTTAGAGAGTCTATGATCATCCAGTATTCAGAAGGAATGCCTTATATAAGAATAAATGAAACAGAAGGAGAGGCATGGGTTATCAGGGATGGAAGCGACGAGCTTGAGAGGTTTTATGAATCATATGCAGAAAATACAAAGATAGCCATATCTGAAGATTATGCAATAGGATTACATACTTTTTTACGAATGATAAAAGGAAAGAGATTTCAGATATTGAAGGGACATATTACAGGACCTATTACTTTTACGCTTGGATTGAAAGACAATTACGGCAGATTGGTATATTTTGACGAGGAGCTGCGAGAAATCGCATCCATGCTGTTGAAGGCAAAGGTTAGGTGGCAGATAGATCTATTAAAACAACATTCTGATAATGTTATTATTTTTATCGATGAGCCGATTCTTTCGGCAATAGGCAGTTCATCATATCTTGGCGTTGACAACAATGAGGTCATAAGACTGCTCAAAGATATGGTATCTGTAATTGAATTGGCAGGTGCAATATCTGCAATACATTGCTGCGGTAGAGCAGACTGGCCTATGGTGATTAAAAGTGGGGCACAGATATTGAGCTTTGATGCCTTTGAATATTTCGATACTCTTGTCATATATTATGAAGATATAAGAGATTTTCTTGAAAAAGGCGGATACCTTGCATGGGGCATTGTACCAACATCTGATGCTATCAGTTCTGTGGATGACATGTATATCTATAAACTAATGAATGCACACCTTAAAAAATTATATGAACATATACCTTTAGAACTCGTTAGTTCTCGTATCCTTCTTACTCCTTCATGCGGCACGGGTTCAAGGAGTATAGATGAGACTATTAAGGTATTTCAGTTAATTATGAGATTGAAAGAGGCGATGGCATGAGGGAAAATCAAAAATCAAAAGTCAGAAGTCAGGAGTTAAAAAAAGGCATCTTTATATCATTTGAGGGCATAGAAGGCACGGGAAAGACTACTCAGGCAAAGCTTCTATCAGAACATCTTACAAAGAAAGGCTATAAGGTGATATTGACTCATGAGCCGGGTGGAACAGTTATAGGCAATAGAATTCGTGAAATACTTCTTCATGTGGATCACAGGGAGATGTCTTATATGACAGAACTTCTTCTGTACAATGCAGCAAGGGCACAACATCTTTCTGAAAAAATAATCCCAGCCCTTAATGAAGGATATATTGTAATTACCGACAGATTTACTGATTCCACTACAGCATATCAGGGTTATGGACGTGGTATTGATATGCAACTTATAATGTCAATTGATAGCATAGCAACTGGTGGAATCAAGCCTCATCTTACTGTGCTATTTGATCTGGATGTCGAGATTGGATTAAAAAGAAATAAGGGTATAAATAAGGTTGACCGTCTGGAACTTGAGGATATAGAGTTTCACAAAAAGGTCCGTGAGGGATATTTGAAAATAGCAGAAGCAGAATCCGAAAGAATAAAGGTTATTGATGCATCTCTGCCTTTAGAGATAGTTGCTCAGAAAGTCGAGGAGATAGTTAAGTGGCGATTAGAGATATAATTGGTCAGGATAGGGCTTTAAGGATACTTCTTGGGACACTCAAAAGAAATAGGGTGCCTTCCTCTATCCTTATGTCAGGAGATTCCGGTATTGGTAAGAAACTCACAGCAATAAATTATGCCAAGGCTATTAATTGCTACGAGCCTGTTGATTTTGACTGTTGTGATAAATGCCCATCATGTAAAAAAATAGACTCATCAATACATCCTGATATTTTAATCGTTACACTTGAAAATGTCGAAGATATATTCTCTTTAAAGCCAAAAGAAGGCAAGGATAAACATAGATATGAATTTCCAATCGAATTTGTAAGAAAATTAGAAGAAGTTATTTACTTAAAACCATATGAAGGCAAAAAAAAGGTCATTATAATAGATGATGCTGATGCCCTGAATATTTCTGCTGCAAATGCCTTTTTAAAGACCCTTGAAGAACCACCACCAGATAGTCTTATAATTCTCATATCTTCGAATCCTGAAGGGCTGCCTGATACTATCAGGTCGAGGTGTGTAAATGTCAGGTTCTATCCATTGTCTGCTAATGCGTGTAGAGAAGTGATTTTAAGAAACAAGGATTTTACAGATATTAGTTCTATTTTCAATCTATTCATGGGGAGACCGGGTCTTGCAGCATCAAAAGATTTCATAAAAGAAATCGAGAGGTTTACAGAACTATTGAATAATATGATTTATGATAAATCAAAAGATATATGGTTCGATAAAGGAGAAATCAAATCATGGCTTGAAATGGCACTTATACTTCTTAGGGATGTGGCTATTTATAAAATTACAAAAAGCAAATCATATTTGATATTGGATAATAGGCAATTAGTAACAGGTAATAAGCAGAAGCTCAATGATATTATAGATTTGTATAAGGACATACAGAGGTTGAGAGATATTGCGGATTTTAATCTCAATAAATCTATAACATGGAATTATGTAGCAAGTACTTTGAGGGACTTTGTCTCTCAAACTCCCTAAATAAAAATTGAACTCCTTTTTTATTAGGGTTTTAAAGGGACTTTGTCTCTTTAAGCTTTGAGGGAAGAAGTCCCTCAAAAGGAGGTATAAATGCCGGATGTTGTTGGTATAAGGTTTAAGAATTGTGGGAAGATATATGACTTTGAGGTTAACGGCATAGATATAAAGAATGGTGATTCTGTGGTTGTAGAATCAGACTTTGGACTTAGTATCGGCAAAGTAGTAATAGAAAGACATTTTATAGAAACTCCTGAGAGGGAATTAAAAAAGGTTATTCGCCGTGTTTCGGATGAAGATATTAAGGCTGCAGAAGAAAACAAAAAGATTGAAAAAGAGGCAAGGGATTTTTGTGTAGAGCGAATATTGGCGCGCGGGCTTCAGATGAAGCTTGTTGGGGCAGAAACAACCCTTGATAGGAAAAGGATAATTTTTTATTTCACAGCGGATGGTAGAATAGATTTCAGGGAGTTGGTAAAAGACCTTGCCGCACGATTTAAGACAAGGATTGAAATGAGGCAGATAGGAGTAAGAGATGAGGCAAAACTTATAGGCGGCCTTGGTGTTTGTGGTAGGGAATTGTGCTGCAATACATTCCTTACTTCTTTTGAGCCAGTGTCAATAAAAATGGCAAAAAAACAAGAGTTGGTGTTAAATGTCAGCAAACTCTCGGGTCTTTGTGGCAGACTTATGTGCTGTCTGAGGTATGAATATGAAGGCAGTCTGGATAGTATTTCATCTGACGATGAGATGCCAATAGAAAATGAGGAATTGTACGAAAGAGATACAGTTACAGGTATTTCTGCTGTCCTTTCAAAATTGGTTCAGAGTGATACAATTGAGGAATTTGTTGAGACTTCACCCATTGATATTTCAGGTGCTGATCTCAAAGACAAGACTAATGAACAACATAAATCAGAACATACAGAGCATAAACAGATAAGGCATAATCAAACTGAAGAAAGGCATAAAAAAATCAGGCATAAGAGGAGACATTTCAGGAGATGACCCGATTTTATGTGACAACACCTATCTATTATGTAAATGATATACCACATATTGGGCATGCATATACCACTATTGCGGCTGATATTCTTGCAAGATATAATCGTCTTAAAGGCAAAGAAGTTTTTCTTCTGACAGGAACAGATGAGCATGGACAGAAAGTTGAGAAGGCTGCAAAAGAAAGAGGTAAGACACCAAAAGAGC from Dissulfurispira thermophila carries:
- a CDS encoding acyl-CoA dehydratase activase; this encodes MYFIGLDAGSVAVKIVVLDKEGNKVEGHYARHYGHPVRITIKLLKEIQERFPENSLSVTGSAAKAITSTLNIKPINEVVSQFYSIKKLFPHVNTIIELGGEDSKLIILENGTIKDFSMNSVCAAGTGSFLEQQAERLRLSIEEFSEIAAKSKRPSKIAGRCSVFAKSDMIHLQQIATPIEDIISGLCFAVARNFKGTIAKGRDLKEPVSFQGGVAANKGMVRAFKEVFELDELFIPPDFAFMGAIGAALKNIDDGIVNTFNLKDLEQSLSSTQFSEKGHAPLISEGDGFFERHIKNTQESKVNSQELKDKNKDVSCITYYASRHLRAYLGIDIGSISTNLAVIDEEGNLLSKRYLMTAGRPIEAVRQGLKEVYSEIGDRVSIVGVGTTGSGRYMIADYVGADIVKNEITAQATAAIFIDPEVDTIFEIGGQDSKYISIKDGIIVDFEMNKACAAGTGSFLEEQAEKLNVSIKNEFAECACRSENPCRLGERCTVFMENSLMANLQRGVDKNDLLAGLAYSIVQNYINRVVVDKPIGENIFFQGGVAFNKAVVAAFEKYVGRRVTVPPNHDVTGAIGMALIVRDYMKRQKSEDRGQRTEEIETKFKGFDLLKKPYEISSFECKGCPNICEINKVKVQGEEGYLFYGGRCEKYDVRRAHKSTLPDLFAFREEILWKAHNQRAEDYKQKIDKKSIARIGIPYIFFFHDYLPFWSTLLWELGFEVVVSPRTNKHIINLGVENVISEACFPVKVAHGHIKWLKDAGVDAIFIPSFININQNGDEYSRGLSCPHVQTIPYVSRAAIRDMKTIAPVIDFGPGMDYIRKELKRSLSGYGVRDRDIKRAIRIAQFAQNEFQKAIKGKGEEILTKHNPIIVIIGRAYNAFDSGVNLDIPEKLSSINVISIPMDMLPLNNEKLMDTWPNMYWRSGQRILKAAKIVRSMPNLYAIYIGNFSCGPDSFILKYFKEQMNGKPFLHIEIDEHSADAGAITRCEAFLDSIEQQRSGNSWNRRDRGRKTEDRGQAEGLRVKAKYLKALKKRTIFIPRMADHALALKAAFEYCGVSAEVLPESDKESIDIGRRYVSGKECYPYLVTAGDMLKKVFSPDFKPDMSAFFMPSGTGPCRFGQYNVSHKLILENLGLNEVPIFAPNQDVQFYRDLGIVGKDFSLKAWEGIIAYELLIKCLHETRPYEKIKGDTDMLYNFYCEKIYQSLVGKNGDMIDLLRKMKHDFLSIPRDKEKRPIIGIIGEIFVRSHRFSNEDLIRKIETLGGEVWLTPVEEWIYYVNTVSFRKALIKKDRSAMMNIFLKRFFQKRIEHRFAKPFKGFLKTLREPETKEILAKAAPYIHDSFEGEAILSVGKAIDLIEKGASGIINAMPFGCMPGTIVTALIKAVSRDYGVPYISIPYDGIESPSTWLQIEAFMEGINDKDRGMRR
- a CDS encoding 30S ribosomal protein bS22, encoding MGNVVKWRKKKMRKHKHKKLRKRTRAQRRR
- a CDS encoding DUF1460 domain-containing protein, encoding MKLIYQLIGTRHKQKISTAQTSPYYLLSTDHYYLTIIICYLLFAALSLFYSYDIFFVPICFAITNEEVTSLQSRLKDKPIGERIAFWAERFVGTPYDTDPKGEYVTKGVIVSDERVDCMYLTFRAVELALSNDHNNAINIALDKRFHSKGIIKNNRVVNYDRRFEYGEDMILSGKWGENITHNIGKTIKIKGSRGLDSIDILPVQELIRKMQELKSGDIIFFVKAIDKRTAGEIVGHIGIIKIDSRNIYLIHAGGTKDKGGVVKKILFRDYIKEMPFIGAMITRFD
- the tmk gene encoding dTMP kinase — translated: MRENQKSKVRSQELKKGIFISFEGIEGTGKTTQAKLLSEHLTKKGYKVILTHEPGGTVIGNRIREILLHVDHREMSYMTELLLYNAARAQHLSEKIIPALNEGYIVITDRFTDSTTAYQGYGRGIDMQLIMSIDSIATGGIKPHLTVLFDLDVEIGLKRNKGINKVDRLELEDIEFHKKVREGYLKIAEAESERIKVIDASLPLEIVAQKVEEIVKWRLEI
- a CDS encoding ATP-binding protein, which translates into the protein MAIRDIIGQDRALRILLGTLKRNRVPSSILMSGDSGIGKKLTAINYAKAINCYEPVDFDCCDKCPSCKKIDSSIHPDILIVTLENVEDIFSLKPKEGKDKHRYEFPIEFVRKLEEVIYLKPYEGKKKVIIIDDADALNISAANAFLKTLEEPPPDSLIILISSNPEGLPDTIRSRCVNVRFYPLSANACREVILRNKDFTDISSIFNLFMGRPGLAASKDFIKEIERFTELLNNMIYDKSKDIWFDKGEIKSWLEMALILLRDVAIYKITKSKSYLILDNRQLVTGNKQKLNDIIDLYKDIQRLRDIADFNLNKSITWNYVASTLRDFVSQTP
- a CDS encoding PSP1 domain-containing protein, coding for MPDVVGIRFKNCGKIYDFEVNGIDIKNGDSVVVESDFGLSIGKVVIERHFIETPERELKKVIRRVSDEDIKAAEENKKIEKEARDFCVERILARGLQMKLVGAETTLDRKRIIFYFTADGRIDFRELVKDLAARFKTRIEMRQIGVRDEAKLIGGLGVCGRELCCNTFLTSFEPVSIKMAKKQELVLNVSKLSGLCGRLMCCLRYEYEGSLDSISSDDEMPIENEELYERDTVTGISAVLSKLVQSDTIEEFVETSPIDISGADLKDKTNEQHKSEHTEHKQIRHNQTEERHKKIRHKRRHFRR